In Sphingobacteriaceae bacterium, one genomic interval encodes:
- a CDS encoding transposase: MEAIRAEMPVAELCRKYSINPSQFYKWNKEF; encoded by the coding sequence ATGGAAGCTATACGAGCTGAGATGCCAGTAGCCGAATTATGCAGGAAGTATTCCATTAACCCATCTCAATTCTATAAATGGAACAAAGAGTTTTAG